The genomic DNA ACTATATATGCTCAGACTTTTATTCCTTTAGTaccttgatttttttattattattttactatatgtcacttttactttataaaaactcaaaaaaataaaattcactcATAAAAACCCATACAAACTTGAGAAGCTAGACATATATAAACATGATTTAATTTGCACTTTCtctaataacttaattaattagacatATTCCTACTTCAATCTAAATCGTTTTCATATAACATCAATATCTTTTCGCACCCTGATTAAACAATTAAAGTGAGCATAATTctaaaatttaagataaaagtcatcattaaaacatattaaaaggGACAAAGGGAACAAACAATACCCATCTAATCAACTTTAATAAATGCACCTATCTAATTTCTACACCTATTTGTTAGCTAAAATGGGACCTGCAATATTAGATTATACTTTTGTGTCCCTAAAGATTAAGAGAAGattataaattaacatataCCCATCATTcaaatattaagttaatttaCTCCATCAAGAACCCTAATATTTTCAGACAGAGATTAACTTATTGGGTTCAAACACTAAATTCATGCAGTATTCAAACcctaatattataaatagaaaacCAACATATTTCTTTTACCCATGTTCTAacataatatgataactgaagtGTCAATAatcttgtttaaaatttaacgcattaaattaaaatagggtaataaaaagataaacagtttataatttaaaagatgtGGGTAGGGCACAATTAGGATTCAGCTGCTTTTGAAATCCACTTTTCCTTTTGCAGTATTGTTTTCCACATTTATCTGCATGCCTACATAAAAAATGAGCTTATCTGCTACTTAGCTTTTCTTGCACCAAAAAATTGACAACTGAGAAAATGCATCAGTTTCCATAGTAAAAATTCCATTTAAGGGAGTAAAGAGAAGAAACCCTAAGAAAGGAAGACAATAATATTACACACTACTATTAATAACTGACATAACTACCTCTAagtacttatttattataaccACCTATATATAACTTcctatacaataataatatttactatAATTTGTTACTACAACTACATGATTCTAATGATAATTGAAAATTGACCTAAAAGTGGTCATTTATATCAAGATCCAAGCAAATCATAGTGTTAAATATAGTTGCTTAATTCCAGACAGGTTTAATGAATCGTAGGAAGTAGTAAGAACTCGACCGACATCAAAAAGACAACCCCAACTAAAGATCGAACACTAGAGGACAGATGAACATGCATGCCAAATCAATGGATGAATTGATGCTACGGTCATCAGATCCATTAAGAAACTTTAGCTACCACTCTCACAAAATAATGCCCCCAAAAGGCATGATATGACATTGTTGAGCCCTTTTCCTTTTTTATCATGGAAATATCTTTGTAATTTGTCTTAGTGGTGTAACTTTTTGGTCAAAAAAGGAATACCCCATACAATACAAAGGTACAAGAGTGGCTCATTAAATAAAACTGATCACAAAAACACCCCCTCAATCAAAGGGGCAAAATAAGACCACCATATCTCAGATTGTAGAGAAACCtgaaaaataatctcaaaaacTTTACATTTATTCACAGTAGATGAACAGAAAATGATTTACAGATAGCATATGATCATGTTTCAAAAGGGGAAAAGATGGATTTTAGGTTCCAAGatcatgaaaataagaaaatatagcatatatataatttcacatAAAGAAGGAAAATTAGAGTCTTTAGAGACCATGCATGtgtcatatatatatgatcaccTCCATATCAGACTTTTCCTTAATGTTTGCAGCACAGTATCATCAACAATGGAATAAGTTccttaaaaatagaaaaagctATACACTTATATACATATGGTTTATAATCTCAAAGGTACCTTGAAAGATTTGTTAGTTTCCAACTATAGCTCCTTATCAAGTCCACAATTCCCTACTTTTTTATTTGTGCATAAGATTTAAGATCCATTATaagtacaattttaaaaataaataaatgtgtgCCAGTAGACTATCTGATTTGAAATGAAACAATCGGGGTACTTTGAGTTATCTTATATGCCAAGTAATGCGTATCATCCAACGATATTATTTACAATGATTCATGTCATTATTATAGACTTCATGTCCGTATTCGATAATTTCTTTATTcacaatttttgttttgttatgccTAGCTAGTTTCACAAGATACTCTTATTATTCTAATGAATAGACgggtaattaaaaaaaattcaagatttgtccacaaatttgaattcaaataatactaaaccaaataaaaatcaaagataATGTAGATATGACGCGTAATTATAACCAAAATTcaattcataataataaaacgaaaattcttattaaataacatgacttcaaattaaatttattatttttctaataatggTCAATTTTATTACCAagaccaaaaaaaattattattaaattgatcAGTCAAAGATTgtctaaatatttaatttaattttataatctataaataaatgtcaattaaaaataatagttttttccCAAAAACCCAATCCTAGAGAAATTCAGTTATCAAAAATTGAAAGTATTTAAAGCTTAAGGGgcgaattaaaaataaaaaaatttaagaaccATAGaagtttgaataataataataatagtttattttattttcaaataagactTTCCAAAATCTAATGGACCTTGAAATTCAAACTATTTGGTGGTATACTTTTCTATCTCATCACGCTTCCTCTTtgcttcttctctctctctctagagaGGTGTTTAGGGTTTGTTAGATGGGGCAACAATCGCTGATCTACGGCTTTATTGCCCGGGGAACGGTTATTCTCGCCGAGTTCACCGAGTTCACCGGAAACTTCACCGGCATAGCATCGCAGTGTCTCCAGAAACTTCCCGCCACCAACAACCGATTCACGTACAACTGCGACGACCACACCTTCAACTACCTAGTTGAAGATGGCTACAGTTAGTCTCTCTTCTTCAATCTCGTTCGCGTTTGGTCACTGTTTGttgtttttattcatttcatatcGTTTATAGTTCTGGTTACTTTCATATTTACGGTTGGTTTCCATAGCTTTGTGATCAGTCAGTTTGTGCCTTGATTTGATTTTTGACGCTGTGATACTCTATTACAATCTTCGTGCTATACCTAATTTAACTAGCCTTTGTAATCACTCTTTGGTTACTGATAGTCGTGTCCTGTTTTCGATAGGTCATGGTTATGTGGTTATGGATTACGACGTGAGCGGTTAgcgtttttatttttatgagaattttgattagtagtGTTCATTGAACTTGTTCTACTCTAAAGTTTGTCTTTAAAGGACGATGGATATTCCTTTTGTGAAATTTTGGCATTATGCTGGATCTACACATTTCGTATCCAATCGAACTGCTCGGTTAATGTTAGTAAGAGTATAGGCCTCTCATTTCTGATCTATAGTTTTCATTAGTTGATTGTATTTGGGATCTATTAGTGTATTGTTTGTTTGGGGAATTGGTTCATTATTTTTGCTTGAGATGGTGCAGTTAATGCAAACAAAGAAGTGGAATATGTCTTCATGTTCATCTCTTGCATATTTGCTAGAATCTAGATTGAGGTGGTATTTCTTTTCCAACAGGAGATCTCTAGTTAGgcaaaaaatattgtttgatgaaagagttaatatttgtaaatgttataCAAGATAAAGTAATAGTATGTTGGTAGTTTAGTGGAGGAATCGATGGAAGAATTGATTGACGATGACACTAAACAAGGATTGTTTCTGTACAATGCGGGTTATGTAATGACATAATTGGCTGTAGCCTGTAGGTTTTTTCACATTCTTATATAAAGAAGTCTTTTAACTTGTCATATTCATAGCATATTGTGATTCATATGACCCTCTTTTCCGTTTATTCAAATCCCTTAATGTCACTTATTTAAAACTGCATCCATTTTCCTTTTTGGTTGATGTGATCCTCTAATACTGGTGTTGTCATCTGAATATTTCCAGCTTATTGCATTGTTGCTATCGAATCTGCTGGTAGACAGATTCCCATGGCCTTCCTTGAACGGATTAAAGAGGAGTTTGTCAAGAGATATGGCGGTGGAAAAGCTTCAACAGCTGATGCTAAAAGCTTGAACAGGGAATTTGGGTAAAAATATCCTTTCAATTCACATGTTTTCTTCTGAATTGCATTGAAACCTGTCATCTTGAAACCAATACTAATTTGTATGTAACAACAGTCCGAAGATCAAGGAGCAGATGCAATACTGTGTGGATCACCCGGAGGAGGTCAGCAAGCTTGCAAAAGTAAAAGCTCAGGTTTCTGAAGTTAAAGGAGTAATGATGGAAaacattgagaaggtacttcTTAAAAAAACGGCCTATTTTCTCTGTTAGTTTGTTCCTACGCAATGGTTGGTTTTCTCATATCTTACATTTTCAGGTTCTTGATCGAGGGGAGAAGATTGAACTTCTAGTTGACAAAACAGAGAACCTTCGTTCTCAGGTCAGTAACTGGATTAGTATCCAATCTTCTAAGTTAGGCATCATATTTGAAATGAACACCATCCAGGCATATTGAACATTGTCATGTATCTTCCCACTGAAGCCAACATAGAAAGAAGTAAACTGTATTGAGAATCCTTAATCATTTTACTAATTTGCAGGCACAGGATTTTAGGACAGAAGGGACtaaaatgagaagaaaaatgTGGTTGCAAAACATGAAGATAAAACTGATAGTTCTAGCCATCATCATCGCACTGATCTTGATCATAGTTTTATCAGTTTGTGGCGGTTTCAAGTGCCATTGATATATTTTGGTACTTGTGAAACTCTTATACATAgcaagtgttttttttattgtaaaatgaaTGATGCTACACATTTTGTACTTTCATATGGTCATTTTACATTCATTTCATAACTTGATTCATTAGTAAAGGTTATTCATACATATTTACATGAACCCCATTATTTATTTCCACATGTTACCAACAAATCACTCATGACAAGGGAAAAAACGAAAAAATTTTCATTCAGCAAGCCAATTGATCTCTTAACGATGATATCTCCTCGAAAATAGGAAGGCGTCTGGACCTGAAACGGGCCAATTTATTGATCAAACGTTCGAGTTCGAGGTCGAGCCCATCAACAAGATCATCGCCTTCTTGCGGTGTGAACAATGTCATTGTAGGTGGTGGTTCTTGGAGGGACAAGAGCTCGAACAACAACTCTTCTGCCCGATTTCTGGCCTTGATGAATTCGCTACCGGGCAGCCTTCCATGAATGACGTGTTCAAGAATGGACTGGGCTTCTTCATAGCGAGTTTGCTTGATTAGGCAATGGGCTAAATTGCAGGCCTTGTTGGAATCAGGATCAATCATTTGAGCCTTCTTGTATACAACCTCAGCAGCCATGTAAGTACCCTTTTGCATGTAGGCCCAACCCAGATTTCcctgaattaattaatttaatttaattaaaattaaaactaaaaataggaattattaaacaaaattacaaatatacaTACCAATAATCTTGAAGTCTCTTGCTGAACAGAAACCTGAAATTTCTTGCCATGAGATCTAGCAGTTTTAGTGGGTTTTCCATTGAAAACTTCACCATTGTATATCATTCTTAGCTTCTGCTTCAACAAGACTATCTGCTCATCCACTTTCCCACATTTCTGCCACATGCAATGAACACAATTAGGGTATTGATTGTCAAGAGAATTATgatttaaggtttagggttatatgtatatatacctTGTACAGGTCAATGAGGATATTGTCAAGAGAATCCTGAGATTGTTTAGGGCAAAGAACTCTAAAGGACTTAACAGCTTGAATTGCTTCTTCAGATCGATCCAATTGTTTCATGACAACAGCCATGTCTTTGAGTGCACTATCAACTCTGTCTCCTAAATTGATTGCCTTCCAAAACCATACTATTGCTCCTTCCAAATCCTTCTCCACCAGCTACAAAATACAATCAAAATCAATCATACccatttcatttatatatatatatataaaaagataaatacatACTTGAGCATGTTTGGCCTTAACATAAGGACCATCTCCAGAGGGTACTTTGTGGATAATATGAAACACACACTCATGATTCCCTTTAGTAGGACtgtccatcttcttcttcttctttaaagATTCCTTATTCTACTTTTTTGAGAGAGGGACTATGttcttgaatatatataaataaaggcAATAACAAGTGTCTAGATCAATGAATAAAGAAACAATAAAGGAATGAATCTGGATGTGTTTCCGTCCTCTATCCCTCTATATGAACACGTCTTGGTACATCTACTGAgtggtaataataatattagtggaatcataattaaatgattttgtcATATTGATAGACTTCTAAGTTCTATCTATAtgtatacaaaatttaattcaaactcTAACTTTTATCACATGTTTAAATTAGAACCTTCaagtatatttatattcaaactgaccattattaattcataaattgtTCACATTGGGtcaattttaacaatttttttttctctatatatgCTACTACAATAGGGGTCTCTCAATTAATCATCATTTCGGCCTAACTTGAGGAGTCAACTTTTGTGGAATTAATGATTTTCATTCTTTGGaattaataaaatgttcttTTCACTCTATTTAGTGACCACAACCTTCCTATATAAGTAATGTCAATCTTCTCtatttgtcaattttatcataaatgtataaaatcaaatgatttatttttcttcagATAACTATAAAACACTGATTTAacctataaatataaaaggcACTCAAACTTTTAACTTTTAAAGATTATGTGCTAAaacttttaacttttaaatcaaatgaaattttgttagccaaagattaaaaataataataaaataataagattatgtgctaaaataattttttacaacATATCATGAATCTATATGCGCCGCTCCCGGTTTGAGTTCTCTCATACTATCTACTACCGTCTATCTgtctgcatatatatatatggtgatGAATCTGGACGCATTTCATATCATATACAAACTATTATTTTGTGTTCATCTCTTGTTATTTTTACCCAAATGATTTAGCTTCTGtcattaattcattattttattattctttaattgtaGTGCATCTCACAATTTTAACCATTTATATATTcagtcaaatatatttatttcattttctgtatctaaatcaattttaagaaaatacttataacatgttattagaaataaaatttgtaaattcTAGAATAATTAACTGAAAAAAGTCGGTCTATTTCATTATTagtattcttttaattttttaaaattatatataatttaatttttatatattatctaaaattaattttaatattatatataatttaaaattaattattaaattaaaataatttattattttaaaaagtaatataataGTTGGCAACCAAATATTACGggaaaactaattttaaaccAAATAACAATGTGAGAAttgtaaacataattttaaaccATATAGTACTTGTTGAAAATACTAAAACTATATTGTACTAAAATGAACTCATCCCACCAAAATTTATTCACTAAAACTATAATCTAATCTAACAAgtttaatagataatttagtATTTAACAGGTAagttgaattaattaaataattagtttaatatgtattctaataaatttataaatcttCTAGCTATACAAGTTGTATGAGACTACTTAATCAAACCTCTATTCATAGAAGTTTGCTTAATGTCCTAATAAGATGCGTTAGAATCTTGGATCGAGATAAACATCATTGGATAAGCTATTTCCTTTTATGATTAATCGACAAATCCAACGACAATCTGTATTTTACCATTAAGGACGTGTAAATCAGCAAACAAAGTTATGATTGTAtacacttaaatattttaatcaatttcatattagttaatataaagAGGTGGCACCTTCCAATCCTAAAGcaatatttattagattattgAAATAAGCCACAGTTTTATTCCCAACTCACGACCAATCAATGGAAAATGAAGGGATTCAAGATTTTACCAGATCTATCTATAAAAATCCAATCTGTATTATTTAccatttgtttgtttttttttatcaatttgtttcaataactataaatttttaaatgtttcaaTAACTATTATTCTAGCATCAGTGATCTTTGGCAATAATCTACCATTAACGTTGGATATAATGGCCATTACCCAGACACGTCTACATCATATCCACCATCAATAAACAAGATAACAATCATTCTATTCACTTTCATgtattctaatattttataaattttgaataccAATAAAAATTCTTAGCAAAAATTTTATGCCATGTTTCCTGTTTTGTgtttaatatcaaataatttatcatccATTCTCTTATTAATAGGTAAAAAGTCGCATCATTTAAATTTCCCATCAAAAtaccatttatatttttaaacaaaccatcttgtttgttaatatataaCCCAACCTACATATCAACCATAACAaggttatttataaataaccgAAAACCttacttaacaaaacaaaaacctTAATTTAGCAAAAAAGATGTTAACCATAAACCCTAAATCAGAATGAAACATTTGTAACCCAACTCAAACCAACCAACAAAACCCTGTAAACATTTTAGAACAATTATGATATGAAactgaaattgaaaaattattgaCAGAAACAGTTCATAGTATGAAGGGGGAGGCAAAGCACAAGTCCTAAAGAGTTGAGAAATCAGATATAAGCAACAAAagagattcttcttcttcaagagAGAGATTACAAACACTAGTGAACATGTTCAAGATATTTCAAACAAACAAGACAAATGTTAGCTTCATTTTTGTTCTCCTGATCAGACTCACCATCATCATTAACAGGGGCACAAGCTTGTCTGGGTAGTAGATGCTACTGCTACTGATAATTCTTTTCCCGGGTTTTTGTTTGAGATTGGCATTTGATACCTAATAAGATCatattcattcatatacatGTTATATTACTAAgattgaaatcatatttttcttggacaacagaatatatataaaagattaattaattacccTGGGGAGTTGGCATCTAGCTCTTTACAAGACAAAGTGATGGAAATCATTGAGACATTTCGAGTCTGCTCCACACTGAATTCATCAGAAAACATATCAAAGTTcagattatatatatcattcaaGTAACAATAACAGCAATATGTAGAACATAGGAGAGATTGAATGTTGTTTATTACATTTGAAGCCCTTCTTCAATGGGTTCAAACACATCAGTAACGCTTACTGAGCTGATGGTGCTATCCTGGTACAGCCAAGGAAATCTCCTCTGTTTCAGGACAAAGAAGAAAATAAGGTTTAAGATCTCAGCCAAAAGGAATTTCAAATAGAATCATTTTTGTTTTCAACACCTTTAAGATCTCTGCAACAGCAACTGTCTTGCTAATTGCTTGCCCCATAGCTTTTAACACAATTTCTCTTCCTTCATTTTCCTTCATCCAAGATTCATTAAAGTAAGTAATCATAATATGGTAACATTGTGAAACTGACTcagaaaatccaaattaaacTTCTAAATCCATCAAGATTCCATCAGTACTCCCCTTGAGAATATAATTCCACTCAAGGACAAGATCCAATGAAGACATCGCACTAAGGATCGATGATCGATCATCGATACATCAATACAATTACCACATTTCTATGATTCTATACTCTACGATACTTAAAATGATAGAAACATCATGAATCGTGTAAAGCTAGAAGCAAGATAAGCAAACAGTAATAATTCATAAAAGAATCGTCCAAGAAAGCAAACGACCTACAAAATTAGACATGCGAAAGAACAATCAAGTTAGATAGCGTGAGTTTCAGCAAATGAAGGTACCTGAAGAAGCCTTGTAGCATAGCTGATGTAGTTCCTGATCAAACCACGAGCGGTGATTCGGATTTCATTATCGTTTATAGGCGAACATTGTATCGGTTTCTGAACTTTCTGATAGCGATCCATGACAAAAGAGATGAGAAATAAGGAAcgatttagagagagaatcaCCAAAACCCTTTTTGCATGTTAAACCTCTCAGCAGAGACGATACAGAggaaattatattgaaaataaaggAGAAGGGCATAAATGGAATTTCGTTTCTACCACTTATGCGATGATAACTGAACAACAAATCTATAACAATATGACAACTGTAAACTT from Impatiens glandulifera chromosome 9, dImpGla2.1, whole genome shotgun sequence includes the following:
- the LOC124915227 gene encoding vesicle-associated membrane protein 721, whose amino-acid sequence is MGQQSLIYGFIARGTVILAEFTEFTGNFTGIASQCLQKLPATNNRFTYNCDDHTFNYLVEDGYTYCIVAIESAGRQIPMAFLERIKEEFVKRYGGGKASTADAKSLNREFGPKIKEQMQYCVDHPEEVSKLAKVKAQVSEVKGVMMENIEKVLDRGEKIELLVDKTENLRSQAQDFRTEGTKMRRKMWLQNMKIKLIVLAIIIALILIIVLSVCGGFKCH
- the LOC124916305 gene encoding protein SULFUR DEFICIENCY-INDUCED 1-like, which encodes MAIISNVNGRLLPKITDARIINKESLKKKKKMDSPTKGNHECVFHIIHKVPSGDGPYVKAKHAQLVEKDLEGAIVWFWKAINLGDRVDSALKDMAVVMKQLDRSEEAIQAVKSFRVLCPKQSQDSLDNILIDLYKKCGKVDEQIVLLKQKLRMIYNGEVFNGKPTKTARSHGKKFQVSVQQETSRLLGNLGWAYMQKGTYMAAEVVYKKAQMIDPDSNKACNLAHCLIKQTRYEEAQSILEHVIHGRLPGSEFIKARNRAEELLFELLSLQEPPPTMTLFTPQEGDDLVDGLDLELERLINKLARFRSRRLPIFEEISSLRDQLAC